The following are from one region of the Burkholderiales bacterium genome:
- a CDS encoding GFA family protein has protein sequence MNEIREGGCLCGSVRYRTIGAPVAATVCHCKFCQRRSGSAFGEGILFRLEQVEFSGGPLAVYEHRSDESGRWLRLEFCPKCGTTVTWTGERRPGMRVIAGGTFDDPGWLRPARHIWTRSAQPWIPIPSGVECFEKGAPS, from the coding sequence ATGAACGAAATCCGCGAAGGCGGCTGCCTGTGCGGCAGCGTGCGGTACCGGACAATCGGCGCGCCAGTCGCGGCGACGGTGTGTCACTGCAAGTTCTGCCAGCGGCGCAGCGGCAGCGCGTTCGGGGAAGGGATACTCTTCAGGCTGGAGCAGGTGGAGTTTTCGGGCGGGCCGCTCGCCGTCTACGAGCACCGTTCGGACGAAAGCGGCCGTTGGCTGCGGCTGGAGTTCTGCCCGAAGTGCGGCACCACGGTTACCTGGACCGGCGAGCGCCGGCCGGGCATGCGCGTGATCGCGGGAGGGACCTTCGACGATCCCGGCTGGCTCAGGCCCGCGCGCCACATCTGGACCCGCTCGGCGCAGCCCTGGATCCCGATTCCCTCCGGCGTGGAATGCTTCGAGAAGGGCGCGCCGAGCTGA